One Drechmeria coniospora strain ARSEF 6962 chromosome 01, whole genome shotgun sequence genomic region harbors:
- a CDS encoding NAD transhydrogenase precursor, which produces MIASSLLRPLASELCHSSSPFLLTRQTLKPLFKPRHRCYDAVGARGRSTSEARDATSPRQLRPASAKASPSSVIGHLYSTASVPPTTPFAKLTVGVPKETYPGERRVALTPANVALLVKKGFDAVLVQRGAGTAAEFHDGAYEKAGATLVDDAAAVWSAADLVLKVRGPSLDEVDSIEPKQTIISLLQPTQNEHLVRRIAERGATCFAMDMIPRISRAQVFDALSSMANIAGYKAVLEASNVFGRFLTGQVTAAGKIPPCKVLIIGAGVAGLSAIATARRMGAIVRGFDTRPVAREQVQSLGAEFIEVDIEEDGSGAGGYAKEMSKEFIKAEMKLFKDQAKEVDIIITTALIPGKPAPKLIKMDMLDVMKPGSVVVDLAAEAGGNCEATKPGELTVYNDVKVIGYTDLPSRLPTQSSTLYSNNITKFLLSLTPREKEFGIDLSDEVVRGSIVTQNGAILPPSPRPVPPPAPAKPAAAEVVVETKALTPWQAKTREVAAVTTGMGSMLALGKFTSPLFMSNTFTFALASLIGYRVVWGVAPALHSPLMSVTNAISGMVGIGGLFILGGGILPETIPQAFGALSVLLAFVNVGGGFVITKRMLDMFKRPTDPPEYPWLYGIPAVLFGGGFIAAASTGAAGLVQAGYLASSVLCIGSISGLASQTTARMGNMLGILGVGSGVLASLVAAGFSPEVLTQFGCLATIGTLAGFLIGKRITPTDLPQTVAALHSVVGLAAVLTSIGSVMADITDVSTLHMVTAYLGVLIGGITFTGSVVAFLKLAGRMSSRPTILPGRHLINSGLVAANAATFGTFLAMAPGSPMIAAGALAANTALSFIKGYTTTAAIGGADMPVVITVLNAYSGFALVAEGFMLNNPLLTSVGALIGTSGSILSYIMCVAMNRSLTNVLFGGLSTPTAVQEYKPQGQVTQTTVDDLADAMLGSESVILVVGYGMAVAKAQYAISDIVNLLRSKGIRVRFAIHPVAGRMPGQCNVLLAEASVPYDIVLEMDEINDDFPDTDLTVVIGANDTVNPIALEKGSAIEGMPVLHAWKSKQVVIMKRGMASGYADVPNPMFYMPNARMLFGDARTSCEAIKSAVEAKLQ; this is translated from the exons ATGATTGCGTCCAGCCTGCTGCGCCCGCTCGCCTCCGAGCTGTGCCATTCCTCCTCTCCGTTCCTCCTCACGCGACAGA CCCTCAAGCCGCTGTTCAAACCTCGCCACCGATGCtacgacgccgtcggtgcccGAGGACGGAGCACGAGCGAGGCCCGTGACGCAACGTCGCCCCGTCAGCTTCGTCCCGCGTCCGCCAaagcctcgccgtcgtcggtcatCGGGCACCTGTACTCTACCGCCTCCGTCccgcccacgacgccgtTTGCCAAGctcaccgtcggcgtgccCAAGGAGACGTATCCCGGCGAACGCCGAGTGGCCTTGACGCCCGCCAACGTCGCGCTGCTGGTGAAGAAGggcttcgacgccgtcctcgtccagcgcggtgccggcacggcggccgaATTTCACGATGGCGCCTACGAAAAGGCGGGTGCcacgctcgtcgacgacgccgccgccgtgtgGTCCGcagccgacctcgtcctcaaGGTTCGCGGCCcgtccctcgacgaggtcgactcCATCGAGCCGAAGCAGACCATCATCTCCCTGCTCCAGCCTACGCAGAACGAGCATCTCGTCCGGAGAATTGCCGAGCGAGGCGCCACCTGCTTCGCCATGGACATGATTCCTCGCATCTCCCGCGCCCAGGTCTTCGACGCCCTCAGCAGCATGGCCAACATCGCCGGCTACAAGGCCGTTCTCGAGGCCTCCAACGTCTTTGGCAGGTTCCTTACCGGCCAGGTGACGGCTGCCGGCAAGATCCCGCCTTGCAAGGTCCtcatcatcggcgccggcgttgcCGGCTTGAGCGCAATCGCCACCGCTCGCCGCATGGGCGCCATCGTTCGCGGCTTCGACACGAGACCCGTCGCCAGGGAGCAGGTCCAgtccctcggcgccgagtTCATCGAGGTCGACATCGAAGAGGACGGTTCCGGCGCCGGGGGATACGCCAAGGAGATGAGCAAGGAGTTCATCAAAGCCGAGATGAAGCTGTTCAAGGACCAGGCCAAGGAGGTcgacatcatcatcaccaccgcCCTCATCCCCGGCAAGCCCGCCCCCAAGCTGATCAAGATGGACATGCTCGACGTCATGAAGcccggcagcgtcgtcgtcgatctggccgccgaagccggcggaAACTGCGAGGCAACCAAACCCGGCGAGCTGACCGTGTACAACGACGTAAAAGTCATCG GCTATACCGATCTGCCGTCGCGACTCCCGACGCAGTCTTCGACTCTCTACTCGAACAACATCACCAAGTTTCTGCTCTCCCTGACCCCGAGGGAAAAGGAGTTTGGCATCGATCTCtccgacgaggtcgtccgCGGCTCCATCGTGACCCAAAACGGCGCCATCCTCCCGCCCTCCCCCCGTCCGGTGCCCCCTCCCGCACCGGCGAAGCCggctgccgccgaggtcgttgTCGAGACAAAGGCGCTCACTCCGTGGCAGGCCAAGACCCGCGAGGTGGCTGCCGTCACCACCGGCATGGGCAGCATGCTGGCTCTCGGAAAGTTCACGAGCCCGCTCTTCATGTCCAACACTTTCACCTTTGCTCTGGCCAGCTTGATCGGATACCGTGTCGTGTGGGGAGTCGCCCCGGCTCTGCACTCGCCTCTGATGAGCGTCACGAACGCCATATCCGGCATGGTCGGCATAGGCGGTCTTTTCattctcggcggcggcatcttgCCCGAGACGATCCCCCAGGCCTTTGGAGCTTTGAGCGTGCTGCTAGCCTTTgtcaacgtcggcggcgggttTGTCATAACGAAGAGAATGCTGGACATGTTCAAGC GCCCGACCGACCCTCCCGAGTACCCCTGGCTGTACGGTATTCCTGCCGTCCTGTTTGGGGGTGGATTCATCGCCGCAGCCTcgaccggcgccgccggcctcgtccaggcTGGGTATCTCGCAAGCTCCGTGCTTTGCATCGGCTCCATCTCCGGTCTTGCATCCCAGACTACCGCCCGCATGGGGAACATGCTAGGCATCCTCGGAGTCGGCTCTGGTGTTCTGgcgagcctcgtcgccgccggcttctcccCCGAAGTCCTTACCCAGTTTGGATGTCTTGCGACCATTGGTACCCTTGCAG GTTTCCTCATCGGTAAGCGTATCACGCCAACAGATCTCCCGCAAACCGTGGCCGCCCTTCACtcggtcgtcggcctcgccgcagTCTTGACGAGCATCGGCAGTGTCATGGCCGATATTACCGATGTGTCGACCTTGCACATGGTCACGGCCTATCTCGGAGTTCTCATCG GTGGCATCACCTTTACCGGCTCCGTCGTTGCTTTCCTcaagctcgccggccgcatgtcgtctcggccgacgatcCTCCCGGGCCGCCACCTCATCAACTCGggtctcgtcgccgccaacgccgcGACCTTTGGAACTTTCCTCGCCATGGCCCCTGGCAGCCCCAtgatcgccgccggcgcgttGGCGGCAAACACGGCGCTGAGCTTCATCAAGGGTTACACGaccacggccgccatcggcggcgccgacatgC CCGTCGTCATTACCGTTCTCAACGCCTACAGCGGCTTTGCCCTCGTGGCCGAAGGCTTCATGCTGAACAACCCGCTGCTCACGTCGGTGGGCGCTCTCATAGGCACCTCCGGTTCCATCCTGTCGTACATCATGTGCGTTGCCATGAATCGGTCTCTGACAAACGTCTTGTTCGGCGGATTGTCGACGCCCACGGCGGTGCAGGAATACAAGCCACAAGGGCAGGTCACCCAGACGACagtcgacgacctcgccgatgccatgCTCGGCTCCGAATCCGTCATCTTAGTCGTGGGGTACGGCATGGCAGTGGCAAAAGCGCAGTACGCCATCTCGGACATTGTGAACCTTTTGAGGTCCAAGGGCATTCGCGTGCGCTTCGCCATCCACCCCGTTGCCGGCCGCATGCCGGGCCAATGCAACGTGCTGCTTGCGGAAGCCAGCGTGCCGTACGACATAGTTTTGGAAATGGACGAGATCAACGACGACTTCCCCGACACGGATCTGACGGTAGTCATTGGCGCAAACGATACGGTGAACCCGATTGCGCTTGAAAAGGGCAGCGCCATCGAGGGCATGCCGGTGCTGCACGCGTGGAAGAGCAAGCAGGTTGTCATCATGAAGAGAGGCATGGCTAGCGGCTACG CGGATGTGCCGAACCCCATGTTCTACATGCCCAACGCCAGGATGCTGTTTGGAGATGCACGGACGAGTTGCGAAG CCATCAAAAGTGCGGTAGAAGCGAAATTGCAATAG
- a CDS encoding NADH dehydrogenase produces the protein MSTIGRTLSNLRKVGIKDYFRQMLVRDYLDPTFDWRCSTAMIMLTDFVSRTQYIGDTKAGRLIGTDRAGNKFFENNEELPLRTRWVEYAQHDYDAGQIDPGWHAWISYSVDKPPTEDALMQVGKRSFEKPGPIFNWTQTRGAFKTYSTTKPKLRTWEPEAAPRT, from the exons ATGTCGACAATCGGGCGAACGCTGAGCAACCTGCGCAAGGTTGGCATCAAG GACTACTTCCGCCAGATGCTGGTACGTGACTATCTCGACCCCACGTTTGACTGGCGATGTTCGACGGCCATGATCATGCTGACTGATTTCGTTTCACGCACTCAGTATATCG GTGATACAAAAGCCGGCCGCCTCATCGGGACCGACCGTGCGGGCAACAAGTTCTTCGAGAACAACGAGGAGCTACCTCTTCGCACCCGCTGGGTCGAGTACGCACAGCACGACTACGATGCGGGCCAAATTGACCCGGGCTGGCACGCCTGGATCAGCTACAGCGTCGACAAGCCGCCTACCGAGGACGCCCTCATGCAGGTTGGCAAGAGGTCCTTTGAGAAGCCCGGTCCGATTTTCAACTGGACCCAGACACGGGGTGCCTTCAAGACCTACAGCAC GACGAAACCCAAGCTGAGGACCTGGGAGCCGGAAGCTGCGCCAAGGACATAG
- a CDS encoding 60S ribosomal protein L4 precursor: protein MASKRVGCLAEAMASLRLAAQVQLLIGKPFVRSMATEAHTRETVRPGPGSDTQSILQSWNPGNSEPSRFPVDRPRLTCRQVSTVPLTIHSFPSLEPVSLEQWSVQHLHLPMRRDLLHHAVVFEGDSTRQGTASSKTRFDVHGSHRKIRPQKGSGRARLGTKQSPVLRGGGKTFGPHPRDFSSRLNRKVYDKAWRTALSYRYRRGELLVCEDGMELAVPTDFDMVADKYLKDGLRESYLQKYMEAVLRTLGLGRAGGRTLFVTGDGSHRLRDAMQQVPWDGRALNLEDVDIKDLLETGKVILERSTLREMMERHQSDLVNRVCVGGVSLGEGKP from the exons ATGGCATCCAAGCGTGTCGGCTGCCTTGCTGAGGCCATGGCTTCGCTTCGCCTCGCTGCCCAGGTCCAG CTTCTCATCGGCAAGCCGTTTGTTCGTTCCATGGCCACCGAGGCTCACACGCGGGAAACGGTCCGTCCAGGGCCCGGCTCCGATACGCAGTCCATCCTGCAGTCCTGGAACCCAGGTAACTCGGAGCCCTCTCGCTTCCCCGTGGACCGTCCTCGTCTGACATGTCGCCAAGTCTCGACCGTTCCCCTCACGATACACAGCTTTCCCTCTCTCGAACCCGTTTCCCTCGAGCAATGGTCCGTCCAGCACCTCCACCTCCCCATGCGGCGCGACCTCCTGCACCACGCCGTCGTGTTCGAAGGCGACTCGACGCGCCAGGGCACCGCCTCCTCCAAGACGCGTTTCGACGTCCACGGCTCCCACCGCAAGATCCGGCCGCAAAAGGGCAGCGGCCGTGCCCGTCTCGGCACGAAGCAGAGCCCCGTGctgcgcggcggcggcaagacgtTCGGCCCGCACCCGCGCGACTTCTCGTCCCGCCTCAACCGAAAAGTCTACGACAAGGCCTGGCGGACGGCGCTGAGCTACCGCTACCGCAGGGGCGAGCTTCTCGTCTGCGAAGATGGCATGGAGCTCGCCGTGCCGACCGATTTTGACATGGTCGCCGACAAGTACCTCAAGGACGGCCTGCGCGAGAGCTACCTGCAAAAATACATGGAAGCCGTCCTGCGGACGCTGGGGCTCGGCCGTGCCGGTGGCCGCACCCTCTTCGTCACGGGTGACGGGAGCCACAGGCTGCGTGACGCCATGCAACAGGTACCTTGGGACGGTCGGGCGCTGAacctcgaggacgtcgacatcAAGGACCTGCTCGAGACGGGCAAGGTCATCTTGGAGCGGAGCACTCTTCGGGAGATGATGGAGCGGCACCAGAGCGACCTCGTCAACCGGGTGTGCGTGGGTGGTGTTTCGCTCGGGGAAGGGAAACCGTGA
- a CDS encoding putative ribosomal protein YmL35, translating to MSRCRAVARTLARQLPSRPEPCSIRAFTSGVVRAADVQSPQQEAVGLDLEPSTVLPEFEAALIKAGKMPVGSRRRRVAMRLTADIPFEQLPFQAFQEARKILAADREDKLSKIATELSKIARLEAKGAEDIRGGQQMKDTKLASLRRHVEELKILADVNDPLVKKRFEDGLGDMNKPIYRHYAEKKWRSYDYRLVKQRIEQFSIVPDVLPKLEPTADVQLYFRLKKVSPGDVVDSIVSERAPRLRVQLFDKGERLVTVVVLDADVPDVEADRFGKRCHYLAANIRLSPTDTSLPLSLVRADDQLAVPWLPAFSQKGAPYHRLGIFLLEQKAGERVDVAKLKELYAGREGFSLKSLRDKFGLKPFGFHMFRSVWDSDTADVMARHGIPGADVELRPVRVHSLKPPVKARGWEAKRQGPKYRHLWKYTKRIRGVSNARGWIKKR from the exons ATGTCGCGGTGTCGGGCCGTGGCGAGAACGCTTGCACGGCAATTACCATCTCGACCGGAACCATGCTCGATCCGCGCATTCACCTCTGGCGTCGTCCGCGCTGCTGATGTGCAGAGTCCCCAGCAGGAAGCCGTCGGTCTCGACCTCGAACCGAGCACGGTGCTGCCCGAGTTCGAGGCGGCGCTGATCAAGGCCGGCAAGATGCCCGTCGGCTCGCGGAGGCGGCGCGTGGCGATGCGGTTGACGGCCGACATACCCTTTGAGCAGCTGCCCTTTCAGGCCTTCCAGGAGGCCCGCAagatcctcgccgccgaccgcgAGGATAAGCTGTCCAAGATCGCCACCGAGCTGTCCAAGATTGCCCgtctcgaggccaagggcgccgaggacatCCGCGGCGGCCAGCAGATGAAGGACACGAAGCTCGCGAGTCTGCGTCggcacgtcgaggagctcaagaTTCTGGCCGACGTCAACGATCCCTTGGTCAAGAAGCGATTCGAAGACGGACTGG GGGACATGAACAAACCAATCTACCGCCACTACGCCGAGAAGAAGTGGCGCTCGTACGACTACCGCCTCGTCAAGCAGCGTATCGAGCAGTTCAGCATCGTGCCGGACGTACTGCCCAAGCtcgagccgacggccgacgtgcAGCTCTACTTTCGTCTGAAAAAGGTGTCAcccggcgacgtcgtcgacagcatCGTCAGCGAGCGCGCCCCGCGCTTACGCGTCCAGCTCTTCGACAAGGGCGAgcgcctcgtcaccgtcgtcgtcctcgacgccgacgtgccgGACGTCGAGGCTGACAGGTTCGGCAAGCGGTGCCACTACCTCGCGGCGAACATCCGCCTGAGCCCGACCGACACGTCGCTGCCGCTGAGCCTCGTCCGGGCCGACGACCAGCTCGCCGTGCCGTGGCTGCCGGCGTTTTCGCAAAAGGGCGCGCCCTACCACCGCCTCGGCATCTTCCTGCTCGAGCAAAAGGCCGGCGAGAGGGTCGACGTGGCCAAGCTCAAGGAGCTGTACGCGGGCAGGGAAGGCTTCTCGCTGAAGTCGCTGCGGGACAAGTTTGGCCTGAAGCCGTTTGGCTTCCACATGTTTCGGTCCGTGTGGGACAGCGACACGGCCGACGTCATGGCTCGGCACGGCATtcccggcgccgacgtcgagctgcGTCCGGTCCGTGTTCACAGCCTCAAGCCGCCCGTCAAGGCGCGCGGTTGGGAAGCGAAGCGGCAGGGACCAAAGTACCGCCACCTCTGGAAGTACACGAAACGCATCCGCGGCGTGTCGAACGCGCGAGGGTGGATCAAGAAGCGGTAG